Below is a window of Deltaproteobacteria bacterium DNA.
CGCCTAAGCCGCCTGGATTCCCGCATTCGCGGGAATGACGTCCCTTGAGTTAGCCAGCAAAACTTTCTGGACTATCTACTAGTACCGTGTCTCGCAAGTTTATTAGCAGTGAAATCGTAGGGCGCGTACCACGCGCCAGTCAGTTGGCGCGCTTCGCACGCCCTACAACTGCTCACGAAGTTATGAGACACGGTACTAGATGTCATCCAACGGAAACACCGGCCGCCGAATATTCTTCCACGGCAAACGCGACAGGTCCTGCGTCGCCAGTCCTGGAGCATCAACATCGATCATCTTCTTCACTTGCCCTTCAAAACCAGCTCGATGTTGCAACTCAGCTTTGCACACGAGAATTTTGCGCTGCGACGGGTCGATACCAAGACTGCGGAAGTGATTGGCCTCGAACACTAAGCATGGACGGGCAGTCAGGATCACTTCTAGTCCGCCACAGTCGACGAGAACGGTCGTGCCACGGCGATAGGTGCCTGCATTAAAGCTGGTCGATGCTGTGTAGACACCATCATGAATCACCCGCACTTTGCCACTGATCTGTACCGGCTCGCCGTGAAACTTGTCGGTCTTGCCACCAACAGTGAGAGTGACATCCTTACCAACTCCCGCCTTTACAGCTTCTTGCACTGCCGCCGCATCTGCAATGTTGCCGATCACAGCTCCACGGGCTTTTTGTTTGATCAGTTCGGCCAGAATGGCTGTGCCATCACCAGGAGTGCCAGCACCACCACTGTCGGCAATATCACCAAGCAGCACCGGTCCTTCTTCTGTGGCGATCGCTTCACGCACCGCCTCTTCGACTGACACCATGTCAGTATGAAAGGCGTGACGCTTAGCCCAGCATGCGTCTTTGATTTGCTCAGCAATCTCTTGTGCGAGTTTTAGCTCTTTGTTGGTTGTCACCGTCACACTGATACCAGTCTCGCGTTTATCCGAGGGAAAGAACCCGCCTAGCAACGACACATCCAATACTTGTGGATGACGCACAGCGAGATTCGCCGCGACCCGCATCAGATGCTCCATCGGCCAACCTGGGGCAATGTAGAGTTTCTGTAAGCCAGTCACCATCGCTGGCTGTGCCCAGGCGCTGGTGGGCGTCACCTCACCGTTGAACATCCCTGCCATCACACGACCAGCCGTGCGACCGACTGGAACAAAATCGTAATGCGGATTGGTCTTCACACCGATCAACATACTCGCCGACTTCACCATCAGTGGGGTGACATTGGCATGGCCGTCGAGCGCCGCAATCAGCGGCACCTTATCTCCAATCAGGTTACGGATCGCAGCGAGAAAATCGCCTTCGCCATCAACGCCATTCTCAACAACCTCAGTCCCATGGATTTGCAAGAAAACTCCATCGATCTTCCCGGCTTTACGCAATGAGGAGAGGACTTGCTCCTTCAACCACTCATGCGCTTCGGTTGTCACCGTCCCCCACACGCCCGGTACGCTGAACGGCAAGGGGACTGCTTCCCATCCTTGTTGTTCGGCAATATCCAAAAAACCGGAAATGCAGGTCTCTCCGCGACCCACCTTCAAAACCGCATCCCCAGTCAGCGTACTGCGCTGAAACATGTTCAAGTCTGTCTTGTAGTGCACAAACGAGTTGACGGCAGCGATATATCCACCAATGGCGACACGCATCGTGTGTTCCTCCTTTTCGGTTTGCTGAAGCGTGTTTTACTGCCATCACCCGGTAGGGTGCAAGCGTCAATCACCAAAGAGGAACGAAAACCCCCGCCAATACGAAGAGACCTCTTGACGAACTCCATCGCTGTACCTCACACTTAAGTCACCCAATGTGGTCGGAGGACAACATGGCAAAAGCTTCATCGTTAGTGCGGAAAACCGTCAGCCTGGAAAAAGATAAAGTGCAACGGCTCATGAAAAAACTACGAGTGAAAAGCGAGGCAGAGGCTATTCGCATTGTGATTGATGACCGGCTTGCAGCAGAGGAAGTCATGGATAATATCAAGAGAATACGTCAGCGAGGAACCGCACGGGACGCATACCGACGAGCAACACGGGAATAACGCACGTGCCCTTCCCTCCCCCTCTTCTTTTTGACAGCTCCGTTCTGATCCCAATGCTTCGTGAAGAAGCCTATACAGCACTTTTTCGGCAAGCTCTAGAAACAAGGCGTGCACGCCTGAGTTCGGTAGTGATGCAAGAACTCTACGCTGGAGCACGGACAGCAGCCGACAAAAGAGACTATGACGAGATCAACTCAAGTTTCCTACAGCGAGGGCATATCGTCACCCCAGACCATAACGCCATGGAGCGGTAGAGCCACAAGATCACATTAACGATATCCTCATCGCTCTCTGCGCAGTAAAAGCGAAGGCCGACTTGATAACAGAGAATACCGA
It encodes the following:
- a CDS encoding M81 family metallopeptidase, with amino-acid sequence MRVAIGGYIAAVNSFVHYKTDLNMFQRSTLTGDAVLKVGRGETCISGFLDIAEQQGWEAVPLPFSVPGVWGTVTTEAHEWLKEQVLSSLRKAGKIDGVFLQIHGTEVVENGVDGEGDFLAAIRNLIGDKVPLIAALDGHANVTPLMVKSASMLIGVKTNPHYDFVPVGRTAGRVMAGMFNGEVTPTSAWAQPAMVTGLQKLYIAPGWPMEHLMRVAANLAVRHPQVLDVSLLGGFFPSDKRETGISVTVTTNKELKLAQEIAEQIKDACWAKRHAFHTDMVSVEEAVREAIATEEGPVLLGDIADSGGAGTPGDGTAILAELIKQKARGAVIGNIADAAAVQEAVKAGVGKDVTLTVGGKTDKFHGEPVQISGKVRVIHDGVYTASTSFNAGTYRRGTTVLVDCGGLEVILTARPCLVFEANHFRSLGIDPSQRKILVCKAELQHRAGFEGQVKKMIDVDAPGLATQDLSRLPWKNIRRPVFPLDDI